One genomic segment of Panulirus ornatus isolate Po-2019 chromosome 3, ASM3632096v1, whole genome shotgun sequence includes these proteins:
- the LOC139760077 gene encoding uncharacterized protein — protein sequence MRVPSKKMMERILECHTGKKIRVSNEAAKLMFLHYLIFLRKLAKECDNFSFRQRKMQISGDAVSFCSPKLLSAFCETEKILTKPPKSMKMKITPANQQKKKSEEAAEEMYDTFDESDDLESISEDEEK from the exons ATGAGGGTACCGAGCAAGAAGATGATGGAGCGGATCTTGGAGTGTCATACTGGCAAGAAGATCCGGGTGTCAAATGAAGCTGCTAAATTAATGTTTCTGCATTATCTCATCTTTTTGAGGAAGTTAGCGAAAGAATGTGATAATTTCTCATTTAG ACAGCGGAAAATGCAGATTTCAGGAGATGCTGTATCTTTCTGTTCTCCAAAATTGCTGTCAGCATTTTGTGAAACTGAAAAGATTTTGACAAAGCCTccaaaaagtatgaaaatgaagataaCACCTGCAAATCAACAAAAGAAAAAGTCTGAAGAAGCTGCAGAAGAGATGTATGATACTTTTGATGAGTCAGATGATCTTGAAAGTATCTCAGAGGATGAAGAAAAATAA